Genomic DNA from Equus caballus isolate H_3958 breed thoroughbred chromosome 10, TB-T2T, whole genome shotgun sequence:
TCAGACTCTCATACACCTCAGACCCCCTGGACCTGCTTCAGCCCCTCTAAGAACCCCTCCAAGCTTTTGGATTCAGACCCCTTCAGCTCCCCAGACTTTCTTCAGCTCCTCTCGGCCCCCAAATCCCGTCACCTCCCTGGACCACCAGACCTTCCTCAGACCCTGAGATCCTTCTCAGATTCTCTCCTTCACCCCTCAGACTCTCCGCAGGCCCCAGACCTTCCTCAGACCTCCAGACCCCGCGCCTCTCCTTCCTACCCTCTCAGACCTCTCCCAAGTGCCCCTCACACCCACCAAACCCTCCCTGAGACCGTTCCCCTACCTCTCAGATCCCCCAGTTCCGCTGCACTCCCAACCCCGCCCTGAAGaatttcctccccctcccccagcccaacACGTGATCTCAGAGGCCAAGGGGCCCTGCTTCCGCGTGCTGCGCGACGGCGGCTGCTCGCTGCCCATTCTGCGCAACATCACCAAACAGATCTGCTGCTGTAGCCGCGTGGGCAAAGCCTGGGGCCGGGGCTGCCAGCTCTGCCCACCCTTCGGCTCAGGTGAGCGCCGGAGACTCCCCGCCCACTTGCCTGGCTGGGCGCTAGCCTTGGCCACGCCCCGACCCCTGAGACTCCGCCCACCTTTGGCCACACCCACCCCTGAGATACCCGACCTTGAAGTTAGGCTGAGCCCCCTGAGCGTCACACCCAGCCTTGGCCGCTCCTAGTCCTTGAGATATGCTGCCTGCCCAATGCTGTCCCCAAGCTTTGGTCTAGTCCCCAGCTCCTGAAACACTACCTTCAGCCTAGGTTCCGCCTTGGGCCCCGTCTTAGACACGACCCTCTCTGGGACGCCTCCCTGGCAATCGAGCTTCTGCCTAAAACCAGATCCCACAATGGACCTGTTTCCTGGCCTTGAACGCAGTTCCTGTAGACCCCCACGCAGACCCTCAACCCCTGTTCCTGCCCCCATCCCAAAGGAGGAAAAACATCCGTGGTCCCACCCTCAGCCTCTGAGAATTCCCAGTCTTTAGCCCGGGTACCACCCCATCCCAGCATCCAGCCCAAACCCCTGACAACACTCCCAGGCcaagccccgcccccagccaaAGCCAAACCCTAGaccccccctcctctctctctcattccctccTGCTCTCATGCCCTCTCTCTGCCCACCCCGCCTCCCCGTTCCTAGAGGGTTTTCGGGAGATCTGCCCTGCTGGCCCTGGCTACCACTACTCGGCCTCCGACCTCCGCTACAACACCAGACCCCTGGGCCAGGAGCCACCCCGCGTGTCCCTCAGCCAGCCCCGAGCCCCCCCCTCCACCTCTCGACCACCCTCAGGTGAGCTGGCTTCTGGAGGAGGGGGTGTCATCTCCCAGGGGCTGCCCCAGCCccatggggaaaggagagggagtgAGGACACCCAAGTCCAGATCTCCATTCACTGATGCCGCTTCTTTACCAGGCTTTCTGCCCACCCGTCGCCCAGAACCCCGCCTGGAGCCCCGGCTGGAACCCCGGCCTGAGCCCCGGCCTGAACCCCGGCCAGGCCCTGAGCTTCCCCTGCCCAGCATCCCCGCCCGGACTGGTCCTGAGATCCCTGAATCAGGTGCAATAGAGGGAATCGACGGCATTGATGCCGGGTAGGGGTTCTAGCAGGAGGTTCCAAGGTCAAGATCCCAGGATGGAACAAATAGGGACGTCACCGGCAGAGGAGTtaaggcaggggcagggggctcATTGGAGGAGGGTTGGATGGTGGTTACATCGGGAGCTGGAGTGGGACAGGCCTGGGTGCAAATTCTCTGTCAATtcgacaagtcatttaacctctctgagcctcagtttcctcatctgtaaaatggggaccattgtgaggattcagtgagctATCTCTGAAGTGTCTGGCCCACAGAGAGTGCTCAGTAATGACAAATAATTATTTCTCACGGATGGCGCTAAGAACCTATCTCAGGCAGAGGAGTGGAGGGTTATGGGAGGATTCAGGTGGAGGATCTGGTGAGAAGGTCCCATGATAAAGGGGAGCAGGATGGGGAGTGGAAGCCTGGGCTTGGGGAGGAACATCCGTGAGGGTGTTTTAGGCGGAGGATCTGAGGGGATTGTACTGGGACGAAAGGGACAGAGGATTCAGAGATGGGGGAACCCTGGCTGACTGGACCCCCCAGGTCCCTCCGCGGGCGTGTGTCAGCGCAATCCCCAGGTCTGCGGCCCGGGACGCTGCATCCCCCGGCCCAGTGGCTACACCTGCGCCTGCGACTCCGGTTTCCGGCTCACCCCACAGGGCACACACTGCATCGGTGAGCCGGGCAGAGGGGGCGCAcggaggcggggcggggggctCTGCCCGCTCCCCTCCTGACCAGCCCCTCCGTGCCCTCAGACGTGGACGAATGTCGCCGCGTGCCCCCGCCCTGTGCTCCCGGGCGCTGCGAGAACACGCCAGGCAGCTTCCGTTGCGTGTGTGGCCCCGGCTTCCGAGCCGGCCCGCGGGCTGGGGAGTGCCTGGGTGAGAAACCCGCCCCGCTGGCTCCGGGCCCCATCTCTGCCGGGTCCCGCTACCGCTGGCCCTCCGGAGCAGTTGGCGCCCTCCCACGCTTCCCCACGCCCCTTCTGCCCAACTATACTCGCGCCCTGGTCCGGCCTggcccgccccggcccgccccggcccgcccccagaccagctcctgccctcccctcggCCGCACTGCTGCCCCTTCCCCGCCCGGCTGACCCTTCCGGTCGGGGCAGGTCGCTGCCCTCCTTCGGGGCCGACCCCTCTCAGGGACTGGTCTCGGCTCCGCCCCTGCCTTGGCCCCGCCCCTGCCTTGGCCCCGCCCCTACATATTCCAGAGGCGCTCCCACCTACCCCCGGGCCCCGCCCCATCCTGTGACCGCGGCTACCTCTCTCCTGACCACGACCCCTGATTGCCACCCTGCCACACCAGTGCTACATCCCTAAACCGCCCCTTCTCTCGCTCCTGCCTTCCCTGTGCTGGGTCCCCAAAGCTGCCCTTCCCGCCCTtgccctgcccaggccctgccctccgcAAATTGCCCCCCTCACCGTTCCCCTCTCCACCTCTGCCTTGGCCGGGTCCCCAGCCCTTGTCCTGCCCTCCCCACTCAAGCCCTGCCTTCGCCTTAAACCTAGTCACTCTGGGTCCCCCCTACTGCTCCTGGCTCCGGTCCCAGCCTGGCCAGGGCCCAAGCttggccctgcccctgccctccccgcctcccccccccccagctgtctggagcaggggtgggtggggagagtgTCTGCTCCAGTCTCAGCCGCCTGGGGTTGTGCCCGCAGACGTGGACGAGTGCCACCGCGTGCCGCCGCCGTGTGACCGCGGGCGCTGCGAGAACACACCAGGCAGCTTCCTCTGCGTGTGCCCCGCTGGGTACCAGGCTGCGCCCCACGGAGCTGGCTGCCAGGGTGAGGGACtaggaggggcagaggggaagggatgTGGGGGGGAAGGGTTGAAGGGCAGTGATGAGGGATGGAGAGACGAGcaatgaggcagagggagggtgaTTGatgggaggcagaggccaggttCTGAGAACATGGCCTGATGGCTGTAGAGACAGAGTGACACCGGGATGGAAACAGAAAGGCTGAGTCATGgaggatgaggaagcagagggatggaggatggaggtACCAGTAATAGAGGAAGGGGTAGAGTTATGGAGGACAAGTAGAAGGAGGCCCACTGATGGGAACTAGAAAGGCAGAGTTCTAGGAGGCAGACAGGCAGCTTAATAGGGGTTGAAAGGGTAGAGGGATGGAGGATAGAGAGTTAGAATGGTGGGGTAGGGTGGCAGAATGATGGAGACAGGAGGAAGTGTGATGGAGGATGGAAGGCAGAGTGATGAGGACAGGGTGGCAGGATGATGGAGACCAGGAGGCAGAGTGATGGGGGATGGAAGGCAGAGTGATGAGGACAGGGTGGCAGGATGATGGAGACCAGGAGGCAGAGTGATGGGGGATGGAAGGCAGAGTGATGAGGACAGGGTGGCAGGATGATGGAAGGTGGAATGTCAAAGCAATGGAGGTCAGGGAGGCAGAGTGGAGCATGGGGGGCATAAGGGAGGTGTGACCCCGGGCCCCTGCCCCACACAGATGTGGACGAGTGCATCCAGAGCCCGGGCCTCTGTGGCCGAGGAGCCTGTGAGAACCTGCCCGGCTCTTTCCACTGTGTTTGCCCGGCTGGCTTCCGGGGCTCGGCGTGTGAAGAGGATGTGGATGAGTGTGCGCAGGAGCCACCACCCTGCGGGCCAGGCCGCTGTGACAACACGGCAGGCTCCTTCCACTGTGCCTGCCCTGCTGGCTTCCGCTCCCAAGGGCCGGGGGCCCCCTGCCAAGGTGAGGGTGCTGAGTCCTCTCCACTCCTATTTGCTGTGGGCACTGGAGAGAGACATGACTGCGGACAGAGAGGCAGTGTGATGGAGCTCAGTGATagaggagaggggcagaggggtgggggtactgagagggtggggagggcctGACTCTAgagtcttctcctcttctctaaaTACAAGGGTGCTCTCCACTCCTCTTCCCTTTTTGGGTGATACTCTTGTGCTTGTGGGAACCCCGAGGAGGGGACAACTCTGAGGCAGGGAAGGCCACATGCAGGAAGTGGGGCCCTAGCCTCACGCTGGCAGATGTAGAGACCATTAACTGGGGAAATGAGGGAGGGGTCTGTCCTcctggcaggagggagcaggctgGGCAAAGTCTAGCAGGCTGCCTCCAGACTGGAATGCCAGGGTGGGTGGTGATGGCAATGAGTCTGGGTCCAGGCCCCTTCCTCAGCCCCACGGGTCCCCTCTGCCCCAGATGTGGACGAGTGTGCCCGCAGCCCCCCGCCCTGTGCCTACGGCCGGTGTGAGAACACGGAAGGCAGCTTCCAGTGCGTCTGCCCCACGGGCTTCCAACCCAACGCCGCTGGCTCCCAGTGCGAGGGTGAggccggggagggagggaggaccgTGTGTGGGTGACGGGGGCATTGGGCTGCTCTTCAAGGCCACCCTCTCCTCTGGCCCCTAGATGTGGATGAgtgtgagaaccacctggcgtGTCCTGGGCAGGAGTGCGTGAACTCACCAGGCTCCTTCCAGTGCAGGGCCTGTCCTGCTGGCTACCACCTGCACCGTGGCCGATGTACTGGTGAGACCAGGCCCTGGCTGTGACCTTGGATCTGCGTATGACCCCTGACCCAAATTGTGACCCCTATCCTGGACTACAGCCCTGACCTGGCCCATGACCTCCTGACCTGGACCTCAATCTCCTTACCTGGAGCACTTACCCAGAGCCTGACTGCGACTCCTGACCTAGACTATGGGCCCCTGACCCAGACTGCAATTCCCGACCTGGACCACAACCCTTGACCCTGAATGTGTCTTCTGACTCTGTGCCCCATGAACTCTCAACTTGACTGTGACATTTGACTCTAACCATGACTCCTGCTGATAACCCCTGACCCCACCCTGATAGCAATTGTGACCCTCCCGACTCCTGGCCTTGAATGTGACCTGTGGCTGCTGAACTTGACTGTGACATTTAACCTAACCTTAACTCCTGACCATAACCCTGACTATAACCCCTGACTCTGTGTGACCTTTGATTCTGTCTCTTTCATTGCACCTGCCCTTGCCCCTTCTCAGAGTCCCTTCTTTGGGGCCTGATTGGGTTCATGATCACTGACCTCAACACTTGACTAAAGGCAGAATTTGGGACCCTGACTGTAACCCCTGACCCTAATTGGTCTCAGATTCCAGTCACTGACTCTGACCCCTGACTCAGCAGAATCCCATCCAATGATCCTGGTTTATAATACTTGACTCCTTACCCTATTCATTTCTGACCCCTGTTTCAGTCCAGAGTCCCTTCACCTGACCCCAGGATCCTGGGACAGGGAGTTCCCAGAAACCCAGCCCGCAGAGCCCCCCATCATGGTCCCCAGAATCAGGGGACCTTGGTCCTCCCTACCCACTTCTGTCCTACAGCCCTCACCCCATATCCAACCTAAGACACTTCCCATCATCTCCCCCAGACGTCTCTGCCCCAAGGGGATCTGTCTGGCGTGTCCCTAGACTGGACCTTTTCTGAAACCCCCATTCCCACAGATGTGGACGAGTGCAGTTCGGGTGCCTCCTGCGGCCCCCACGGGCACTGCACTAACACCGAAGGCTCCTTCCGCTGCAGCTGCGCGGCGGGTTACCGGGCGCCGGCTGGTCGGCCTGGGCCCTGCGCAGGTGGGCAGCTGGGGAGAGGCCGGAGAGCCCTGGAGTGGAGTTCTGGGGTCTTGGGCAAAGCGCGCGGGGCAGGTGGAGGCTGCACTAAGGGGCTATGGGTGGAGCTTAAAAGCCGGCCCTCAGGGGTGCGGCTTGGGGGCGGGGCTGCTGTGTGGGGGCGGGGCTGCTGCcttgggggcggggctggggtccGGGCAGCTGGGCGGCAGCCCTTTCTTTCGCGAACCCTAGACGTGAACGAGTGTCTAGAGGGCGACTTCTGCTTCCCGCATGGCGAGTGCCTCAACACCGACGGCTCCTTTGCCTGTACTTGTGCCCCCGGCTACCGGCCCGGACCCCGCGGAGCCTCTTGCCTCGGTCTGTCCCCAGCCTGGGCCTGGACCGGGAAAGGGTGGGCGAATACCAGGAGAAGTCGGGACAAGAAGACGGCGGAATGGGGAGTCTGAATTTTTGGCCAGGGTCTTAGTGCATCCTGGGGGCGGGGCTTGCGGAGACCCCGGGCGAGGCTTGGAGGGGAAAGGCGGGAACGACGGAGTCTGGGTAGCTGGGCCGTGAATGTCAAGGGTCGGGTCTGACCCCGTGGGAGGGGTGAGGctggcagggaagggaggagcCTAAGGCAGGTGGGGGAAGGAGTTAAAGGCCTTGGAGCCGAAGGGGCGGGGCAAAGGCGGTGGAGGGCGGGGCAAGGgctgcgggggcggggcctggaagGTTAagcggaggaggagggggcggcgGTTTCCGACACTCTGTCCTGCAGACGTGGACGAGTGCAGCGAGGAGGACCTTTGCCAGAGCGGCATCTGTACCAACACTGACGGCTCCTTCGAGTGCGTCTGTCCTCCGGGACACCGCGCCGGCCCGGACCTGGCCTCCTGCCTAGGTGAGAGGCCCCGCCCCGGCCtgacccctcctccctgcctcccgtgTCCCCCATttgtctcccctccccccgcctccccttCGCTGCTTCCTCCCTTCCACCTTCCTGCGTCTCCCGCCTCTCCTCTttgcctccccatctcccctcctctgccctcttcctctcttggccccccgccccccttctgactctcctctcccctccttgacCCCGCACCTTTCCTCCTTcgcctctctgcctccctgcttcccccatctgactgccctccctcccttcctcagaCGTGGACGAATGTCGCGAGCGGGGCCCGGCCCTGTGCGGGTCCCAGCGCTGCGAGAATTCCCCTGGGTCCTACCGCTGTGTCCGCGACTGCGACCCTGGCTACCACGCGGGCCCGGGGGGCACCTGTGACGGTGAGAccacgccccccgcccccacgacGAGTTTCTGGAGCTGGCTCCCTTGGGACTGAGGAGGGGCACCAGGCCTCACGGAGTTGCGGGAAGGGAAAGGGCCCCCAACCAATGCATTTAATCCTCTCCCCATCTTTGTGGTGGAAATCAGCCTCCAGCGTGTCCTTGTACTTTCTTGTGGAAGCGAGGCAGGAGGATGGGGAAGACACTCCTATCAGGAAACAGGCCAAGCCTCTCTTCCAGAAGCAGCCCATGCCCCTCTGCCGCTTGAGCACACTCCACATTTTAGGCGGTCCCCTAGTAAGACATCTCCTATAGTAAGAACTGTTAGCCTCCCCCCCTTCCAATGGACCCATGGATTGAAACCTCCTGTTTCTCCCTCTTCAGGCCCCTTCACTTTGCACTGCCCTCTTCCCACCTTCCCCACTCCTTCCGCTTCCAGCTCCCCTCCAAAGAGGCCCAACCCTAGCTGTCCTGGGCCCCATCCTTTCCTGCTGCGAAATTCCGCGGGTTTCTCCCGGCACTGATCTCTGCCCGCTTAAGCTCTGCCCTTCCACACTCTATTCACCTCTCCAGATTCTGTCCTTTTCCACTCCTCAGACTCCTCCAGGCCTTGGGAACGTCTAGGCCCACCCCTTCCAGTCTCTGCTCCGCCTTCAGACCGCCCCTTGCCTGCTCTTCTCCTCCACGCCTTCCCAGccctccactcccccaccccatccctcaccTCCCATGCCCCCTGCCTGGCTCCCCCATCAGGCTCCAGCAGGGGACCGATCGAGGCAGGAGGCCAGGACTAATCCAAGTGTTTTTTTGGATGGTGTGTGGGCCAGCATTTCGTGGAACAAATGAGACGTCTGTGGGCTGGCTCCCTTTGGCTCTCCGGTTGCCAGACCTCTGGTTCATGGAAACCTGATTTCATGGAGTCTCATTCATTAATTCCACAAGAGTTTGCTGAGCACCtgtcatgtgccagacactgggggCACAACAGGCAATGAGTCCAACGAAacccctcccctcctgcagcTGATATGCTAGGCGGGGAGACAATAAATATGGGAACAAATGCAAAATGCATTCAACAAGCAATTTGGGGGGGTACccactctgtgtcaggcactgttctatgcCCTGGGGATACTGTGGGGAGCAAGACAGACACAGGTCCTGCCCACGTGGAGTCTGCATTCTAGAGAGGTGACAGCTGGCTTACCAAGAAATACATGGATAGAGtccggcccggtggccaagtggttaagttcgtgcactctgcttcagtggcccagggtgtcgctagtttggatcctgggtgctgacctagcaccgctcatcaagccatgctgaagtggcatctcacatagcacaactagaaagacctacaactagaatatacaactatgtactggggggcttaggggagaagaagaaggaaaaaaagacatggatATAATGCAATGTCAGGTTTAAGAAGGAGAATAAAGCAGGAGAAATGGACAGAGATGACAGGGCAGTGGGAGAGGGGGTGCTAGGAGGTATAACCTAGACACCTGagtgaagtgagggagggagccatGCAGATAGCTGAGGGAAGAGTGTTcctgacagagggaacagcaagtgcaaaggccctgaggtgggaccaTGTTTGGCTATGTGAGAAATGGCAATGATGCCTTCAGAGTTATCAACACTTGTCAGTCTTTAAAAGCTCAGAATCCTAGATACCAGGTTCCTAGGGATTTGCAGTCATGAGAACGGGGAGCAGTGTAAGGAACCTGCGAATCCAGGCCTGTGactcccaccccgcccctccccactcTTGCAGATGTGGATGAATGCCAAGAATATGGCCCTGCGATTTGTGGGGCCCAGCGCTGTGAGAACACCCCTGGCTCGTACCGCTGCACACCAGCCTGTGACCCTGGCTATCAGCCCACGCCAGGGGGTGGATGCCAGGGTGAGTGTCCCCTGGGCATTGGGTGAGACGTGGAGGGGATGGAGGGTCCAGCAATGGCCTGACTGTCTGGTGGTTGCAGACGTGGACGAATGCCGGAACCGGTCATTCTGCGGGGCCCACGCCGTGTGCCAGAACCTGCCCGGCTCCTTCCAGTGCCTCTGTGACCAGGGATACGAGGGGGCGAGGGACGGGCGTCACTGCGTGGGTACGGGGCTCCAAGGGGTGggtggggccagggtgggggagAGGTTGGTCAGGCCCTGCTCCTCTCCATAGATCTCAACAAATGTGACCGTTAGGGTGTGCAATTTAGACCTTAGAATATAAGATGATCTCCATGTCAGTCAGGACTGTTCTGGTTGCAAATGACGGGAACTCTATTCATTCAGATTTATTTTGGGGGTGCTTAAAAAATACATGCATAAAGTCAGATGTTAgctggggccaatcttcctcaagcaaaaagagaaagattggcaacagatgttagctcggggccaatcttcctcaccaaaaaacaaaacaaagacaaaacatgTATAAAGTGTATAAATTGCCCTAATCTTAAGTGTATataaacattctttcttttttcccaacattttataGGAAAGATTTCTAAACATATAGCAAATTGAAAGATTTGTAGAATGAACACCTGCACACCCGTGACCTAtatcctattattattattttataatatttgtttCTTCACGTATCTAGCCATTAATCCACCTAATTTTTTGGATaggtttaaaattaaattctctaGTCTCCCTAAATTCTTCAGTATGCATAGCCTTAAGCAGACTTCAGTAGGTGTTTACAGATGTTTTCATTTGAGGTTcaatttacatacagtgaaatgcatgAATCTTAATTGTCCGTTCTTTAAGTTTGACAAGTGCAAACACAACaggctttatttctttaaaggaatTAAAACTGTGAAGTCCTGGGATCTCTGAAGTTCAGGCATACCTGGATCCAGGCCTTGTAACCAGGCTAGCCGTCTCCCTCTCTCGGCTCTGCCTCCCTCCGTGGTGTTTATTTTCAGGCAGACTCCATTTTCACGGTGACGAAGgaggcccagcccctcccagctgaCATCGTCAGCTTGGCAACCCCAGAGCTAAAAAGGGAGGCTCTTTCTGGATGTTTCTAGCAAAAGTCCCAGGACTGGCTTTGATTGGCCCAGCTTGGTCACTGCCTGTCTCTGAACTAGAGAAATATAATAATCTGGCCCTGCCTGGGACTTGTGCCCATGCCTCGGAGTAGATTTAGCCCTGCTCGAAAACACATGAGTTGAAAATGGAGGAGCAGAGGGCTCCCAAGGGAAATCCAGGGTTTGTCACCAGAAGTTAAGTGGATGATGGGGTCTGGGCCGTTAAAAATACCCATTATATTTGAAAGCTCAGGATTTTAGACCTTTGAAATCTGACAAGGTTACAACCATTGACTCCGTCTCCCTTGCTGTCTCCTGCTCACAGATGTGAATGAGTGTGAAACGCTACAGGGTGTGTGTGGAGCTGCCCTGTGTGAGAATGTCGAAGGCTCCTTCCTCTGTGTCTGTCCCACCAGCCCTGAGGAGTTTGACCCCATGACCGGACGCTGTGTTCCCCCGCGGACTTCTGCTGGTGAGACAGATGTGTCTATTTAACTGATGGCTGCTGGCCCCACAGAAAAGTGATGTGGTCTGACCATTCCTGATGTGGACAGCTGCCATCAATtaaatgttgttgttttaaacaacaacaaaaacctttaGAATGCCCGGGTTCACATGGGTAGTGGGACTCAGTATCAGGAGAACTAGATCCTGGCCCTGACTCTACCagattccttcattcaacaaatgttcacaGGGCATCCTCGGTGTTTAGGCACTattctgggcactggggacacagcagtgaccaGGAAGACCACTCTGTCTTCAAGGGGCCCACAATCCAGTGGGAGTGCAGGCAGAGATATCACCAGATAGTGGCAATCCAGAGAAatcagggctgggatggaggaAGCACAGGCCTGAGGGAACCAGGCTGTGATGGGGAAAGGCTGAGGGGTTGTGGGAATCCAGAGGAGGTGCCTGCCTCAGcttgagaggagaggagggagggtttCCTGTGGGAGGAGCTGTCTGAACTGAAAGGCATAGGATGAGTAGAAAGGAGCCAGGcaaagtgagggagggagggcctTCCGGGCAGAGGACACAGCCAGAGGGCTGTAGTGTCACAGTGACCTGCTTGTGGTCAGGCGGCTGGCCTTTTCCCAGGGACACTGTGGCACATGTAAGGGTTTTGAGTGGGAGGGGGGTATATTGTATTTTGAAACCTCCCTCTGGCTGCGGTGTGAAGGTGGATTGGAGGGGGTGACACTGGGAGCTGGGAGCCTAGGGAGCAGGCCGGGGCGGGGACCTGGGCAGGAGAAGACAGGGCTGGACCATGGCAGGGGtcatgggaggggaggaggggtcGGTGGGAGAAAGGCTCCAGAGGCAACTGGACAGGCTATGGGGCCACCTGGGTCAGGGAGCGGTGTCCAGGCCCATGCCTGGCTTTGGGGATGAAGGCTGCGAGGCCAGTTTGGGACATGTTGGATAAGAGGGCCCAGGGAGGCATCCAGGAGGCCAGGGaagtcccctctcctccctcccaaacTGCAGCTGCGATGATTGGCAAGTCGCCTGGGAGAGTGTGAGGTGGGGAGGCAAGAGATGCAGAAATGACAGGAGGCGGGGATGGGAGAAAGCGAGACGATGACAGATGGTGAGAAGTGTGGAGTCTGGTTCTGCCACTGATGGCTGGgggccctctgggcctcagtttccccatctgtaacgTGGGGGCCAGAGGCTCAGCCCACACTGGGCTAAAGCCCCTGGTCTCCCCAGGCACATTTCCGGGCTCACAGCCCCAGGCACCTGCCAGCCCCAGTCTGCCGGCCAGGCCACCCcagccacccccgccccgccggcCCAGCACGCCCAGGCAGGGCCCCTTGAGCAGCGGGCGCCGGGAGTGCTACTTTGACACAGCAGCTCCGGATGCATGTGACAACATCCTGGCGCGAAACGTGACGTGGCAGGAGTGCTGCTGCACTGTGGGCGAGGGCTGGGGCAGCGGCTGCCGCATCCAGCAGTGCCCGAGCACCGAGACAGGTGGGCATGGGCTACGGGGTGGACACACGGCTCAGAGTGGGGTGGAAATAGGTGGGCATGGACTGGCA
This window encodes:
- the LTBP4 gene encoding latent-transforming growth factor beta-binding protein 4 isoform X4, coding for MAGGARLLWMSLLVLLALLRPQPGLGRPRERLRVRFTPAVCGLRCVHGPTGPRCTPTCAPRNTTSVDSGAPGGAAPGGPGFRAFLCPLICHNGGVCVKPDRCLCPPDFAGKFCQLHSTGARPPAPAMPGLTRSVYTMPLANHRDDEHGVASMVSVHVEHPQEASVVVHQVERVSGPWEEADAEAVARAEAAARAEAAAPYTVLAQSAPREDGYSDASGFGYCFRELRRGECASPLPGLRTQEVCCRGAGLAWGVHDCQPCSEHLGNSDRLGAPDGPCPTGFERVNGSCEDVDECATIGRCQHGECANTHGGYTCVCPDGFLLDSSRSSCISQHVISEAKGPCFRVLRDGGCSLPILRNITKQICCCSRVGKAWGRGCQLCPPFGSEGFREICPAGPGYHYSASDLRYNTRPLGQEPPRVSLSQPRAPPSTSRPPSGFLPTRRPEPRLEPRLEPRPEPRPEPRPGPELPLPSIPARTGPEIPESGPSAGVCQRNPQVCGPGRCIPRPSGYTCACDSGFRLTPQGTHCIDVDECRRVPPPCAPGRCENTPGSFRCVCGPGFRAGPRAGECLDVDECHRVPPPCDRGRCENTPGSFLCVCPAGYQAAPHGAGCQDVDECIQSPGLCGRGACENLPGSFHCVCPAGFRGSACEEDVDECAQEPPPCGPGRCDNTAGSFHCACPAGFRSQGPGAPCQDVDECARSPPPCAYGRCENTEGSFQCVCPTGFQPNAAGSQCEDVDECENHLACPGQECVNSPGSFQCRACPAGYHLHRGRCTDVDECSSGASCGPHGHCTNTEGSFRCSCAAGYRAPAGRPGPCADVNECLEGDFCFPHGECLNTDGSFACTCAPGYRPGPRGASCLDVDECSEEDLCQSGICTNTDGSFECVCPPGHRAGPDLASCLDVDECRERGPALCGSQRCENSPGSYRCVRDCDPGYHAGPGGTCDDVDECQEYGPAICGAQRCENTPGSYRCTPACDPGYQPTPGGGCQDVNECETLQGVCGAALCENVEGSFLCVCPTSPEEFDPMTGRCVPPRTSAGTFPGSQPQAPASPSLPARPPQPPPPRRPSTPRQGPLSSGRRECYFDTAAPDACDNILARNVTWQECCCTVGEGWGSGCRIQQCPSTETAEYQSLCPHGRGYLVPSGDPSLRRDVDECQLFRDQVCKSGVCVNTAPGYSCYCSNGYYYHAQRLECIDNDECADEEPACEGGRCVNTIGSYHCTCEPPLVLDGSRRRCVSNESQSLDDNLGVCWQEVGADLVCSRPRLDRQATYTECCCLYGEAWGMDCALCPAQDSDDFEALCNVLRPPAYGPVRPGGFGLPYEYGPDLGPPYQGFPYGPELYPPPVLPYDPYPPPPGPFARREAPYGAPPFDMPDFEDDGGPYGDSEAPAPPGPGPRWRYRPRDTRGSFPEPEESPEGGGYAGTLAGPYEGLEAEECGILDGCAHGRCVRVPEGFTCDCFDGYRLDMTRMACVDINECDEAEAASPLCVNARCVNTDGSFRCVCRPGFAPSHQPHHCTPARPRA